The following are from one region of the Nocardioides marmotae genome:
- a CDS encoding LLM class F420-dependent oxidoreductase yields the protein MKLGLQLGYWGAQPPTGVAELVAAAEDAGFDAVFTAEAWGSDAFTPLAWWGRETTRLRLGTSIVQMSGRTPTSIAMHALTLDHLSGGRVVLGMGVSGPQVVEGWYGQPFAKPLARTREVVDIIRQVLAREAPVTNDGPHHPMPYAGPGATGLGKPLKPIVHPLRADIPIWLGAEGPKNVAQTAEIADGWIPIFYTPRSAGMYQPWLDEGFARPGARRTRADFEIAATCHLEIVEDAAGKQAVIDAMKPFVALYMGGMGAKDQNFHKQVFERMGHAALADEVQELYLAGEKDRATALIPDDLVDDMHIIGTAGEVRERVAQWEETGVTTLLLSCRSADEVRRVAEVLA from the coding sequence ATGAAACTCGGACTGCAGCTCGGCTACTGGGGTGCCCAGCCGCCCACGGGGGTCGCGGAGCTCGTCGCGGCGGCCGAGGACGCCGGCTTCGACGCCGTGTTCACCGCCGAGGCGTGGGGATCCGACGCGTTCACCCCGCTGGCCTGGTGGGGGCGGGAGACGACGCGCCTGCGGCTCGGCACCTCGATCGTGCAGATGTCGGGCCGCACGCCCACCTCGATCGCCATGCACGCGCTGACCCTGGACCACCTCAGCGGCGGCCGCGTGGTGCTCGGCATGGGCGTCAGCGGGCCGCAGGTGGTCGAGGGCTGGTACGGCCAGCCGTTCGCGAAGCCGCTGGCCCGCACCCGTGAGGTCGTCGACATCATCCGCCAGGTCCTCGCCCGCGAGGCGCCGGTGACCAACGACGGGCCGCACCACCCCATGCCGTACGCCGGACCTGGGGCGACCGGCCTCGGCAAGCCGCTCAAGCCGATCGTGCACCCGCTGCGGGCCGACATCCCCATCTGGCTCGGCGCCGAGGGACCCAAGAACGTCGCGCAGACCGCCGAGATCGCCGACGGCTGGATCCCGATCTTCTACACGCCCCGCTCGGCGGGGATGTACCAGCCCTGGCTCGACGAGGGCTTCGCACGACCCGGCGCGCGGCGTACCCGGGCCGACTTCGAGATCGCCGCGACCTGCCACCTCGAGATCGTCGAGGACGCCGCCGGCAAGCAGGCCGTGATCGACGCGATGAAGCCGTTCGTCGCGCTCTACATGGGCGGCATGGGCGCCAAGGACCAGAACTTCCACAAGCAGGTCTTCGAGCGGATGGGCCACGCCGCCCTGGCCGACGAGGTGCAGGAGCTCTACCTCGCCGGGGAGAAGGACCGGGCCACCGCGCTCATCCCCGACGACCTCGTCGACGACATGCACATCATCGGAACCGCGGGCGAGGTGCGCGAGCGCGTCGCCCAGTGGGAGGAGACCGGAGTGACCACCCTGCTGCTCAGCTGCCGTTCCGCGGACGAGGTCCGCCGCGTCGCCGAGGTGCTCGCATGA
- the fadD8 gene encoding fatty-acid--CoA ligase FadD8 has protein sequence MSAPTIDAPATEDLLRLGTHNGHLMVAALKKHRTKPVMMLSPSSGEGFAETLVGGQVADRISQYVQAFEALGAGRGTAGALLALNRPEVLFVLGAGQTQGYRRTSLHPLGSLEDHAYVINDAEITTLVIDPNPMFVERALGLLERCPELTTVLTLGPVPEALASTRAEVADLTAKAAEFDPRPLEAVPLPHDHVVSITYTGGTTGKPKGVIGTARQMNTMTQIQMSEWEWPESPRFLMCTPLSHAGAAFFVPTVLKGGCLYVLAKFDPAEVLRTIEEQRITATMLVPSMLYALMDHPDSRTRDLSSLETVYYGASAINPVRLREAIDRFGPIFAQYYGQSEAPMVISYLGKEDHVSGGDRRLSSCGRPSAFLRAALLGEDGQPVPPGEPGEICVAGPLLAGGYWKLPEPTAETFRDGWMHTGDVAREDEDGFWYIVDRTKDMIVTGGFNVFPREVEDVVAEHPAVAQVGVIGTPHEKFGEAVTAIVVLREDAPRDEESVARMTAEIQEMVKERKGSVQSPKQVVVADALPLTALGKPDKKALRAQYWTGDRAVG, from the coding sequence ATGAGCGCCCCGACGATCGACGCCCCGGCCACCGAGGACCTCCTGCGTCTCGGCACCCACAACGGCCACCTCATGGTCGCGGCGCTGAAGAAGCACCGCACCAAGCCCGTCATGATGTTGTCACCGTCGTCTGGCGAGGGATTTGCCGAGACGTTGGTGGGCGGCCAAGTGGCCGATCGGATCAGCCAGTACGTCCAGGCGTTCGAGGCGCTCGGCGCCGGCCGCGGCACCGCGGGCGCGCTGCTCGCGCTCAACCGGCCCGAGGTGCTCTTCGTCCTCGGCGCGGGGCAGACGCAGGGCTACCGGCGTACGTCGCTGCACCCGCTCGGCTCGCTGGAGGACCACGCCTACGTCATCAACGACGCCGAGATCACCACGCTGGTCATCGACCCCAACCCGATGTTCGTCGAGCGGGCGCTCGGCCTGCTCGAGCGCTGCCCCGAGCTGACCACGGTGCTCACCCTCGGGCCGGTCCCGGAGGCGCTCGCCTCGACCCGCGCGGAGGTCGCCGACCTCACCGCGAAGGCCGCGGAGTTCGACCCGCGGCCCCTCGAGGCCGTGCCGCTGCCGCACGACCACGTCGTCTCGATCACCTACACCGGCGGCACGACCGGCAAGCCCAAGGGCGTCATCGGCACCGCGCGGCAGATGAACACGATGACCCAGATCCAGATGTCGGAGTGGGAGTGGCCCGAGTCGCCCCGCTTCCTCATGTGCACCCCGCTCTCGCACGCCGGCGCCGCGTTCTTCGTGCCGACCGTGCTCAAGGGCGGCTGCCTCTACGTGCTCGCGAAGTTCGACCCGGCCGAGGTGCTGCGCACGATCGAGGAGCAGCGGATCACCGCGACGATGCTCGTGCCCTCGATGCTCTACGCGCTGATGGACCACCCGGACTCGCGCACCCGCGACCTGTCCTCGCTGGAGACCGTCTACTACGGCGCCTCGGCGATCAACCCGGTGCGGCTGCGCGAGGCGATCGACCGGTTCGGGCCGATCTTCGCCCAGTACTACGGCCAGTCCGAGGCGCCGATGGTCATCTCCTACCTCGGCAAGGAGGACCACGTGTCCGGCGGGGACCGTCGGCTCTCCTCCTGCGGGCGGCCCTCGGCGTTCCTGCGCGCCGCGCTGCTCGGCGAGGACGGGCAGCCGGTGCCCCCCGGTGAGCCGGGGGAGATCTGCGTGGCCGGGCCGCTGCTGGCCGGCGGCTACTGGAAGCTCCCCGAGCCGACCGCGGAGACCTTCCGCGACGGGTGGATGCACACCGGCGACGTGGCCCGCGAGGACGAGGACGGCTTCTGGTACATCGTCGACCGGACCAAGGACATGATCGTCACCGGCGGCTTCAACGTCTTCCCCCGCGAGGTCGAGGACGTCGTGGCCGAGCACCCGGCGGTCGCGCAGGTCGGCGTCATCGGGACCCCGCACGAGAAGTTCGGCGAGGCGGTCACCGCGATCGTCGTCCTGCGCGAGGACGCGCCGCGCGACGAGGAGTCGGTCGCCCGGATGACCGCCGAGATCCAGGAGATGGTCAAGGAGCGCAAGGGCTCGGTGCAGTCGCCCAAGCAGGTCGTCGTCGCCGACGCGCTCCCGTTGACCGCACTGGGCAAGCCGGACAAG